A window of Drosophila subobscura isolate 14011-0131.10 chromosome E, UCBerk_Dsub_1.0, whole genome shotgun sequence contains these coding sequences:
- the LOC117892592 gene encoding methylglutaconyl-CoA hydratase, mitochondrial has protein sequence MYLTNRTARFTRQIARNFAVEASPERVNEVLVERLEGAQKGITVLGLNRPAAKNSFNRGLVDTFREILDEIKKDNGSRVVVLRSLTPGIFCAGADLKERKGMSTEETSEFVSKLRNLLISIEQLPMPVIAALDGAALGGGLEMALACDIRTAASNAKMGLVETRLAIIPGAGGTQRLPRILSPSLAKELIFTARVLNGNEAKQLGLVNHVVNQNEKKDAAYQQALKLAEEILPNGPVGVRMAKLAIDKGMQVDLNTGYSIEEVCYAQVIPTKDRLEGLAAFAEKRKPVYKGE, from the exons ATGTATCTAACGAATAGAACTGCCAGATTTACTCGGCAGATAGCTCGAAATTTTGCCGTTGAGGCTTCACCAGAGCGCGTTAATGAAGTATTGGTCGAACGATTGGAGGGTGCACAGAAAGGAATTACAGTTCTTGGCCTCAATAGGCCGGCAGCCAAGAACTCTTTCAACCGCGGATTGGTAGATACCTTTAGAGAAATTTTGGACGAAATTAAGAAGGATAATGGTTCGAGGGTTGTTGTCCTTCGCAGTCTTACACCAGGCATATtttgtgctggtgctgatttGAAGGAGCGGAAAG GCATGTCCACCGAGGAAACCAGCGAGTTTGTTTCCAAGCTAAGAAATCTGCTCATTAGCATTGAACAATTGCCGATGCCCGTGATCGCCGCATTGGATGGCGCTGCTTTGGGTGGTGGTCTGGAAATGGCCCTGGCATGCGATATACGCACGGCAGcttcaaatgccaaaatgggTTTAGTAGAGACTCGTCTGGCCATAATCCCTGGCGCCGGCGGCACTCAGCGACTGCCTCGCATTCTCTCCCCCTCGCTGGCGAAAGAGCTTATCTTCACTGCTCGAGTATTGAATGGAAATGAGGCCAAACAGCTGGGTCTCGTCAACCATGTTGTAAATCAGAACGAAAAAAAGGATGCTGCATACCAGCAGGCCCTCAAGCTCGCCGAGGAAATTCTGCCAAACGGACCAGTAGGTGTGCGCATGGCCAAACTGGCCATTGACAAGGGCATGCAGGTCGACCTAAACACTGGATACTCCATAGAAGAAGTCTGCTATGCTCAAGTAATACCGACAAAGGATCGTCTGGAGGGACTCGCTGCGTTTGCCGAGAAACGCAAGCCCGTCTACAAGGGAgagtaa
- the LOC117892589 gene encoding zinc transporter 9, whose protein sequence is MLFRGVQLLQRRHQQFSRAISHLSVRHATGKSCMQNYSEIFKAHARTRPGMFFQFRCSAGGSDSNKKEKLALDKVVGPVQESKEETKDTGRKKNVIQTKNFEVKTSKGILTISTTIEDSKINEIVFEKSDTSAINMMSDTSTTVGGGTNSTTANESPPGSPTSAPKSPPLLKDTKSSPTAPPAETPPVVTPAPKRARFDYRASLERNFVTPGRAIADFMLTAADLDSLSKIKRRSPYEQEPPMTVYWRRDVEAKAVEVWGSKENLLRERLKREVERKQYQQNLFTVKRRLRDYRREIGSRTKIMMDNQKESEKSGQVVATAIAINAANLLFKTGGWVYSGSHSMFAEVIHSLADLINQLILAFGIYKSSQSPDMDHPYGYMNMRYVSSLISGVGIFCVGCGLSIYHGIEGILHPQPIADLFWVYCILMGSLVSEGATLMVAVNELKRAARVNNVSFKEYVISGKDPCVNVVLCEDAAAVTGVIVAGTCMGLSSYTGSPIFDAAGSLVIGGLLGAVASFIIYTNANALVGVSISTDRLEKINSALEADVMIRAIYDVKGIDIGNARVRYKAELDFDGRELTRSYLDKQDLAKLLTTVRGFQKVEDLEIFLLAHGENIVDLMGGEIDRIEMNLRTQFPEIRHVDLEIL, encoded by the exons ATGCTGTTTCGCGGcgtgcagctcctgcagcgaAGACACCAGCAGTTCAGCAGAGCTATTAGTCACTTGTCTGTCCGTCATGCCACCGGCAAAAGTTGTATGCAAAATTACTCGGAAATCTTCAAGGCCCACGCGCGTACGCGTCCCGGCATGTTCTTTCAGTTTCGCTGTAGTGCCGGAGGCAGCGattccaataaaaaggagaaGCTGGCGCTTGATAAAGTCGTCGGACCTGTTCAGGAGTCGAAGGAAGAGACGAAGGATACTGGGCGCAAGAAGAATGttatacaaacaaaaaacttcgAGGTGAAAACTTCCAAAGGGATCCTAACCATCAGCACGACCATTGAAGACTCGAAGATCAATGAGATTGTATTCGAGAAATCAGACACATCGGCCATCAATATGATGTCCGATACGAGTACTACTGTAGGAGGAGGAACCAATAGTACAACTGCCAATGAATCCCCGCCTGGCTCCCCTACATCTGCTCCTAAGTCGCCGCCACTTCTTAAGGACACCAAGAGCAGTCCGACAGCACCACCTGCAGAGACTCCACCTGTTGTCACACCCGCACCAAAGCGCGCACGCTTCGATTATCGAGCCTCATTAGAGCGCAATTTTGTGACTCCTGGGAGAGCAATTGCAGATTTTATGTTAACGGCTGCTGACCTGGACTCTCTATCGAAGATCAAGAGGAGATCTCCCTACGAACAAGAACCTCCCATGACCGTATACTGGCGACGGGATGTGGAGGCAAAAGCTGTTGAAGTATGGGGCTCCAAGGAGAACCTTCTGCGCGAGCGTCTCAAGCGAGAGGTGGAACGCAAACAGTACCAGCAGA ATTTGTTCACTGTGAAACGCCGACTGCGCGACTATCGCCGGGAGATTGGCTCGCGCACCAAAATAATGATGGACAATCAAAAAGAATCGGAGAAGTCTGGCCAAGTAGTGGCCACAGCCATTGCCAT CAATGCGGCTAATTTGCTCTTTAAGACAGGTGGATGGGTGTACAGTGGCTCCCACAGCATGTTTGCCGAGGTCATTCACTCGCTGGCTGATCTTATTAACCAGCTTATACTCGCGTTTGGCATCTACAAATCCTCGCAGAGTCCTGATATGGACCATCCCTATGGTTATATGAACATGCGTTATGTGTCTTCGCTGATCTCAGGCGTGGGCATCTTTTGTGTGGGCTGCGGTCTGTCCATCTATCACGGCATTGAGGGCATTCTTCATCCGCAACccatcgccgatctttttTGGGTCTATTGCATTCTGATGGGCTCGCTAGTCTCCGAGGGCGCTACCCTCATGGTAGCCGTAAATGAGCTGAAGCGTGCGGCCCGTGTAAATAACGTGAGCTTCAAGGAATATG TTATTTCCGGCAAGGATCCCTGCGTGAATGTGGTGCTGTGTGAGGATGCGGCTGCCGTGACTGGGGTCATTGTAGCCGGCACCTGCATGGGACTGAGCAGCTATACGGGCTCACCCATTTTCGACGCAGCAGGATCGCTTGTAATTGGCGGTCTGCTAGGAGCCGTGGCATCTTTCATTATTTAcaccaatgccaatgccctGGTGGGTGTCTCCATTTCGACCGACCGCTTGGAGAAAATCAACAGTGCGTTGGAGGCTGATGTCATGATCCGAGCTATCTATGATGTCAAGGGCATTGATATTGGCAATGCTCGTGTCCGATATAAG GCTGAGCTTGACTTTGATGGTCGTGAGCTGACGCGCTCTTATCTGGACAAACAGGATCTCGCCAAGCTACTCACC ACTGTTCGTGGCTTCCAAAAGGTGGAAGATTTGGAGATCTTTCTGCTCGCCCATGGCGAAAACATTGTAGACCTGATGGGCGGTGAGATTGATCGCATTGAAATGAATCTTCGG ACGCAATTTCCGGAAATACGACACGTAGACCTTGAAATACTCTAA